A genomic stretch from Halopiger aswanensis includes:
- a CDS encoding translation initiation factor IF-6, whose protein sequence is MQRLAFAGSAYVGVFARATDSCVLVRQDVDDDVVADLSDELEVPAIETTVGGSSTVGALATGNENGLLVSSRVLEYERERLEEAVDVPIAELPGNVNAAGNVVLANDYGAYVHPDLTREAIQIIEDTLEVPVERGDLAGVRTVGTAAVANNTGVLCHPKATDEELDFLEEALDVRADVGTVNYGAPLVGSGLIANESGYVVGEDTTGPELGRIEDALGYID, encoded by the coding sequence TTGCAACGTCTCGCCTTCGCCGGGTCGGCGTACGTCGGCGTCTTCGCCCGCGCGACCGACTCGTGCGTGCTCGTTCGCCAGGACGTCGACGACGACGTCGTCGCCGACCTGTCCGACGAACTCGAGGTGCCCGCCATCGAAACGACCGTCGGCGGTTCCTCGACGGTCGGCGCGTTAGCGACGGGTAACGAGAACGGCCTGCTGGTCAGTTCCCGCGTCCTCGAGTACGAGCGCGAGCGCCTCGAGGAGGCCGTCGACGTGCCGATCGCGGAGCTGCCGGGCAACGTCAACGCGGCCGGGAACGTCGTGTTGGCGAACGACTACGGCGCCTACGTCCATCCCGACCTGACACGGGAGGCGATCCAGATCATCGAGGACACCCTCGAGGTCCCCGTCGAACGCGGCGACCTCGCGGGCGTCCGGACGGTCGGCACCGCCGCGGTCGCGAACAATACCGGGGTGCTCTGTCACCCGAAGGCGACCGACGAGGAACTCGACTTCCTCGAGGAGGCCTTAGACGTCCGGGCCGACGTCGGCACCGTCAACTACGGCGCGCCGCTTGTCGGCTCCGGCCTGATCGCGAACGAGTCCGGCTACGTCGTCGGCGAGGACACGACCGGCCCGGAACTGGGCCGGATCGAGGACGCGCTGGGCTAC
- a CDS encoding 50S ribosomal protein L31e, with the protein MSASDFEERVVTVPLRDVKKGANHEAADLAMRLVREHLAKHFAVEEDAIRLDPSINEAVWENGRSNPPRKLRVRAARFEEEGEAVVEAEVAD; encoded by the coding sequence ATGAGCGCAAGTGATTTCGAGGAACGCGTCGTTACCGTTCCGCTGCGAGACGTCAAGAAGGGCGCCAACCACGAGGCCGCGGATCTGGCGATGCGACTCGTCCGCGAGCACCTCGCGAAACACTTCGCGGTCGAGGAGGACGCCATCCGCCTGGACCCCTCGATCAACGAGGCCGTCTGGGAGAACGGACGCTCCAACCCGCCGCGAAAGCTCCGCGTCCGCGCGGCCCGCTTCGAGGAAGAAGGCGAGGCCGTCGTCGAGGCCGAGGTCGCCGACTAA
- a CDS encoding 50S ribosomal protein L39e, whose protein sequence is MSKKSKGKKKRLAKLENQNSRVPAWVMMKTDMEVQRNPKRRNWRRSDTDE, encoded by the coding sequence ATGAGTAAGAAATCGAAGGGCAAGAAAAAGCGACTTGCCAAACTCGAGAACCAGAACAGCCGCGTTCCGGCCTGGGTCATGATGAAGACCGACATGGAAGTCCAGCGGAACCCGAAGCGACGCAACTGGCGACGCAGCGACACTGACGAGTAA